One Saimiri boliviensis isolate mSaiBol1 chromosome 5, mSaiBol1.pri, whole genome shotgun sequence genomic window carries:
- the SFT2D3 gene encoding vesicle transport protein SFT2C: MADLHRQLQEYLAQGKAGGQAAAEPLLAAGKAEEPGDVPTGTWLGRAGLRWTWSRSSAESAAAGPACLPSVTRGQRLAAGGGCLLLAALCFGLAALYAPVLLLRARKFALLWSLGSALALAGGALLRGGAACGRLLRCEEAPSRPALLYGAALGATLFAALSLRSTVLTVLGAGAQLAALLAALVGLLPWGGGTALRLALGRLGRGAGLSKALPV; the protein is encoded by the coding sequence ATGGCGGACCTCCACCGCCAGCTGCAGGAGTACCTGGCGCAGGGGAAAGCGGGCGGCCAGGCGGCCGCGGAGCCGCTGCTCGCCGCGGGGAAGGCGGAGGAGCCCGGAGACGTCCCGACGGGGACGTGGCTGGGCCGCGCGGGCCTACGCTGGACGTGGTCGCGGAGCTCGGCGGAGTCGGCGGCTGCGGGCCCGGCGTGCCTGCCCAGCGTGACGCGCGGGCAGCGGCTGGCGGCGGGCGGCGGGTGCCTGCTGCTGGCGGCACTCTGCTTCGGCCTGGCCGCGCTCTACGCCCCAGTGCTGCTGCTGCGCGCGCGCAAGTTCGCGCTGCTCTGGTCGCTGGGCTCGGCGCTGGCGCTGGCGGGAGGCGCGCTGCTGCGGGGCGGCGCGGCGTGCGGGCGCCTGCTGCGCTGCGAAGAGGCGCCGTCGCGGCCCGCGCTGCTCTACGGGGCCGCGCTGGGCGCCACGCTGTTTGCCGCCTTGAGCCTGCGGAGCACGGTGCTCACGGTGCTGGGCGCAGGCGCGCAGCTGGCCGCGCTGCTGGCTGCGCTGGTCGGGCTGCTGCCCTGGGGCGGCGGCACTGCGTTGCGCCTCGCGCTGGGTCGCCTGGGCCGCGGCGCCGGCCTGTCCAAGGCTCTGCCCGTGTGA